ACTCCTTTTATTATCTTGTCTATTTAACAttgtttatatttctttctCAGATTTACCCTCAGAGCAGTTCTGAATGGTAAGGCATATCCTGATGGAGTGGGGAAGAACAAGAAGGAAGCCAAACAGAACGCTGCAAGAAACGCCCTGACATGCTTGTTGGAGGAACCAATAGACCCTGTAAGATTGTTATATGTCTTTATTGATCTACTGTATTTGTAGAACTACAGAAGTAAGTAGTAATACACACTATTTTCTCCTAGCCTAATTAAAGTCCCAGGAAAGTGCTGCGGGAAGTAATGAATTGACATGCATGTTATTAGCCGTAATATTGTCAAGAATGCAGTATTTTAAGAGTTCAAATAAGCTGCACTCTAActacttaaaggtccaatgatATGATGATTTTATATTGGGgggggcttgaccaactgccactttgcttgtttgaaagccataatgtctctctgagctttcattttcttaaaggcagagcaggatacccagatcaccatttctagtcactcggggaccataggcaggctggggctaatgttaaaaaaaaactcataaagttaacttttcatgccatgggacctttttaatataaagtcttttttttcaagaCTGAACATGCGAAATACAGTGGCACGCCAAGCAAATCAAAGGAGGAATTGAATCAAAATGTGTTGGACATCTGGTGAGTACAAACAATGGAGACacaatttttttctgttcaaatattttaattggGTTTGGTTAGTAAAGGTTCTAAATTGATTCtgatgtgtctctgtgttacAGTGAAAAGACAAAGAGCTTGAGTTTGAGAACTACTGGCGAAGTATTGACAGACACAAATTACATAGGAATGATCAACATCTACTGTCAGAGAACAAAGCTTTCCCATGACTACATCTTAGAAAAACAATGCGGTCCACCTCATAACCCCCAGTAAGTATGATTTAACCTTTGTAACCTGAATAGATACTACagacaatatttaaaatcccTTGATAGATATGAGAGATGAATCTTAACAAGATGATCTAAATATTTCCTTCCTGCCTACATAGGTTTTTCTACAAACTACTGATCAACAATAAGGAGTACCCTGTGGGTGAGGGTAAGAGTGCCAAGGAAGCCAAACAGAAAGCAGCTCAGCTGGCTTTATCTGCTCTTCAAGAACAGACAGACTGGGACAGCAAggtatttcatatatatatatatatatatatatatatatatatatatatatatatatatttttatactgtataacGATCAGTTTTTCTGCGCCATAAAACCATAGCTGCCACAGCTTCCTTTGAAATTCATCACTATATAATATGCAGTcttcctttttacttttttgtagccaccatgtaaaataaaaaaaaatcaacattataGTTTTAATCTGGCGAAGGTACAACACTTCAAGCTTTACAGCAGGTTTTAAGCATCCTCATTATATTTACACCATTTATTCAGAAGTTTAAACCAAGATCAGCTTTACAGATACTACCCACGCTGTCCATTGTAAATGTAGTTTTGTGTTCAACTCTCACCATTGCtgtgcatgcaaacacatttacaaagcTGTGAGTGATCATAATGACATTAAGGGTGTATTCTAGGGTTAAAGTTGTCTCGTTTTGCAAGTTCTTGCTTCACAACGCCGCAGAAGAGAGTCTGGCTATTCCACGTAGCATTCttggatggaagaaaaacctgctctggtttttaGGCATTtctacgttcaaaagttgttttagttgtgcaacagaaatctcagattggacagatagtctagctagctgtctgggattactctgcagagatctgaggagcagtaaaccatagtcctcagaaattgaccggagtttaaaatgccaacacaaaggaagcccaaggcaacagatgtccggcggaatttccatcAGCAacggaacaatcccggaagttgAACGTCAAGGATACAGACTAGGGTTAAAGAGATCTGGTTGCATCTGCCACTCTGTTATAAAACTGTATGTTGCAGTGTTGCTGCGTCGGTATCTCCATACCAGGGATTCCCAAAGTTGGAGCATCAATTACTATAAAACATGTTACCGTGTAACAGCTGAACAGTTCCTTTGTGCATTCAGGTATCTTTTTGCCCAGCTGTGTCTGAAGACAGTGCGCCAGCCAGGCTGTCCACCCCACCAAGCACACCGTAAGGCACTGACTGAGCAGTACAACAGATGGTAACGTTTATATGTTGGGCATAATCTATTAAAGTGTCTCAATGTATTCTCCAAAGGAACTCCCATGATGCAAAATCAAAAAGCGTGCCGTCATCTCCAAGGGActcagctgttttcagcaatTCATTGAATCCTCCCAAGGATAAGGTCTGTTATATCCTATGTGATCCTGTGAAAGCTGCCACGATtcatgtcaatgtttttgtaatgtttagTCTATTGCAAAATATGAGTTGCTTTAACTTTGCTATTAGGTTAGGAACAGGCCCGCATTATTCCAATGGAAATCAAAGATGTTGTAGGTAGAATTGGGAAGATCCAGGACATCGACagcttctcagtccctcccccctttgctgctaaagcccaaacagTCTCCTAAGCCCCTTCCTCCACAAGGGACAATGAATGGATGTGCATTAGCAGTAATTGACATGCAGTTAGACACCCCCCTCCCCTGGCCCTGATTGGAggatctgaacagggagcggtgGATTTCACAAATCGTATTACAGGCTGTAGGCGGTGCCAGAGcagctggatttttttttaaattaccttattaatgtagttctactcaaatatagggtcagtttcagcaaatatgacagaaggttagttttactttaatacatgtaacacatttttattgtcaAGACTCGAGTCCTGTGCTGGCATTAAGGGCACAGCTCTGAAGTGGTTTCAGTCATATCTGACAGACAGGTCTTTTTCTGTAAACCTTGGCCTTTTACTCAAATAAAGCCCGATTGACAGCGGGGTGCCTCAAGGCTCAATTTTAGGCCCCCTTGTTCTCGCTGTATATGCTGCCCCTCGGATCAATCTCCTAAAATACAACATATCTTTCACTGCTTTGCAGATGACGTCCAGATTTACCTACCTTGAATTCTAAAACAAACTCAGTTGAAGCTCTGAGTAAATGCCTACATGATGTAAAAGACTGGatgtcattgaattttttgaacttaaatgataaaaaaactgaagttgtaATTTTTGGAAAGCCCGTTGTCTCTGGTTTTAACAATGCTCTTGGTCCTATGTTCTCAAATTGCTGCCCACTTGGTAAAAACTCTTGGTGTTTTATGGACAGTTCTTTTAAACTCGATAAACAAATCAGTTCAGTggtaaaaacaagcttttttcaGTCAGACTTCTTGGGAAGGTCAAGCCTTACCTGCCCCATAGAACTGGAAACAGTTGTTTTTGTGGGGGGGGCCATGCCTTGGATTACAAATCGcctggactactgtaactcaCTGTACTATGGCCTTGAGCAGTCTTCAGTTAACCGATTACAGTTAGTCCAGAATGCGGCTGCACGCCTGCTGACCCCTGTACTGTCgtctctccactggctgcctgtcgtttttagaatccattttaagatcttattgtttgtttttaaatctctgaaTGGGCTGGCACCATCATATTTATCTGATATGCTGGTTTTGCACGCTCCAGTCAGAGCACTCAGGTCCGCTGACCAGTTGCTTTTAGACTGTCCCAGAACTAGACTGAAGACCAAAGGGGACAGAGCTTTCTCGGTGGCAGGTCCTaagctctggaactctctccctctgaACATTAGAGCAGCTCCCGCTATTgagagttttaaatcacttttaaaaactcatctctttgcactggcttttaatacaagctgagctgtgacattttgtgGTTGTATTGATTTGAGCAcagctttttatctgttgtatttttgttgttttgggcaTATTCAGTTTTAGATGGTTTTTCCGGATATTTGTTATGCCTTTTTCTTATGTTGTTATCTataattgtacagcactttggggcggtagtgactgtttgtaaatgtgctatataaataaactttaaccTTGACATTGCTAGGGAgatttttattatgtatttggTGAGAGTATACACAATACAATTATACTAGTATTGCAAGTTacatttgttattgttattaaaatAGTTTGTTCTCAGCACACCAAAAGCACTTTTTTCCAATAGACTCTGAGCTCTTTAGATTACCAAGAAGTAAAGAAGGACTTTGTGCCTTTTTTCCTCGTTATAATGGAATTTGAATATGTGTACGCGTAAATATAAAtgactatatattttttcttctttcccaaTACATAGATTAAAAGTCCTGATGTGAAGCCCAAAATAAAGTAAGCCATCTTTTGAGACTCACTGTAAAGCTACATTATATTTCACCAGTTTTTGCTGATTGTTCTTCTTCCTGTATTATTAGAATTGCAGCAAATTTTCCAAATGCCtacaaaaacaggaaagaggTAAAGTAAACAGATGTATTCCATTGTagttcatcttgtttttttaaaaacattttaatctctatatcatgactttttttatttatttaggatataatggtcaattccaatgtcaacaataaagataatagtCAGAGTGAGAAAACAACAAACCAGTCAACAATCTCAAggtatggaaaataaaaacattgaattaCAATATTGATACACTTATGGAATGATGTCTAGCACTGCAGTGTTTAtacatatttctttgtttttcataaatgataatatatatatattgaccttttttccTTGTGGTTTTTCTCAACAGGTTTACATCAGATTTTGACTTCATAGTGTGCCTTGGCAAAGGAGCCTTTGGTCAAGTTTTTAAAGCTGAACAAAAACTGATAAAGAAGTGTTATGCCATTAAGATTGTTCGCTGCAAAGAGTAAGTCAAGTATGAcagatgttttcattttgttttcataatttatttttctttaattcattatttttcattaaagcTGCAGGAggtaacatttaaaacaaaaacaaaaaagccagaATTTTGAATTAGAGTGAGACctctttctgctttcttccaTAGCCCAAGCCCCTTGCATCAGTCAAGTGGGCATGCAACCGCTGCATAAACTGCAGGAACTTTTACGAGTACTAACCCTTCATTTCATCTGGATGGCATGCTGTGAAATAGCGGCAATTCTAAATGACcattcctttttctttgtcaAACCCTTTGAGATGATACACTGTGATTCAAGGCTCTTTTAAGCTACGTAAACAGCTTGAATAAGCCACAGCTTTGAGCTAGGGTTAGCAGAAGGCTAAACTACCACATTTATGTTTCCTGTGCTGTGTGAGAGGAGACATAAACACGGCAAAGCAGACCATCTCGCCTGACTGTTTTTAGCAACTagactactttaaaaaaaaaaaatgtgttcctatatgtactgtatataggtgGATGAAAATAAAGTCTCCTATAGTTTAACCTTGAATTGGCTGCAGTCTTGAGCTGAACAGCCAATAAtaacacactcactctctctctctctctctctctctctctctctctctctttctctctttttgaaatgacctgtgatttaCTAAACCTGAATACAGAGCCAAGGATGGGGTgctagttttctctcagaccacttaCATTAAAATATTCTGCTAGATTAATTTTTGCCCAACAATGCCAAAAAGTAAACTGCCTCCCCAAGCTTTCACCAAGtcatgttcttcttcttctccttagTATAAAAAAAGCTCTACGAGAGGTGATGGCCTTATCAGACCTCCATCACAACAACATTGTTCGATACTACACATGTTGGTTGCAAGATTCAGGATACCAATGGGACAAGGCAGATGACAGTGGTAGCACCTCACAGTAAGTCATGTCCATTTATTAAAACCCTTACTGAACTGTACTTATTTTACTGAATATGAAGGGATGTTGTGCCACAGTTTTTCTGTTCCTACTTTTCTAGGTCGACTGGTAGTTTATCGGGAAAGTACCTTTATATTCAGATGGAGTTGTGTGACACCAGAACCCTTAGAGTGTGGATCGACGAGAAGAATATTCAGAATGTGAAGAAATCTCTGCGAGACTCCAAGAGAAGAGATGAAAGTCTAACTATTGCTCAGCAAATGGCCAGTGCAGTTGAGTACATTCACTCAAAGATGCTCATCCACAGAGACTTGAAGGTGAGACAAACTGAATAAAATCATCATTTATTACATCACATCAGTTATGGAGCTGCatattcatttgtttatttctcCCCCCTGGTTAGCCCGCCAACATCATGTTTGGGCTAGATGGAGAAGTGAAGATCGGAGACTTTGGTCTGGTCACTGATGAGAACGATGACGATGCTGAGAACCTGTTGGAGAGAAGTGTGTACAAAGGGACCCCGTCTTACATGGCTCCTGAGCAGGTGACTTTAGATGCATCTGTATTATTAAATATGTGTTGTCAAAGGCAAACCTCTGGGGATTTGAAGCGCTACTCGTGCTGTAGAGCTAGAGTgccttttgttaacattgtgttcttgttttatgacagaagaagaagagcactTATGACCGAAAAGTGGACATATTTGCTTTGGGTTTGATATATTTTGAGCTCCTTTGGAACCTCTCTGTCGGCAATGAAAGGAAAGTGGTGAGTTAATTAAATCTTGCTATATGTCGATAATAACTGTTAATTAATAAATgctttttgctttgtttaatTCAAAGATAAGCAATTTACCAGATGCTTAGAGACAAAGATTGTCAAATTCTTTATAGAAGACCATAGGTGTTTCTCCCAGCATTTtaacttgtcatagtaggaaaatcACAGATGTTGCTTATAACATTAACAACGGTTTCATTATATTCAAATCTATCAGTATGTCATAACACACAACGATttagcatgcacaataccaggaccctgaaactgaagcggctaaatggaattcagccatcattagaaactttaaaaaaatgaaacttttATTGGTCACATTTCCAGTATCATAAAATGAAATTCAGTTAGGGCATTTAACCCATTCGAGTATGaggagcagtggacagctatAAATACAGCATACGGGGAGCAACTCGAGGTtcggtgtcttgctcagggacagtTTGAGATGTAGCCGCAGGAGTATAGGATTGAGCCGCCAATCTAGCCACTTTACCTCAGCACCACAGCCGGAGCCTATCGGGGCCTTTGCACGAAAGTATTACTTATTTTGCTGCTAGAACACATAGCTAGTTTAAAATCTGCAATGTATCCCTTTTAGTCTATGctacagtggggagaacaagtatttgatacactgctgattttgcaggttttcctacttacaaagcatgtagaggtctgtcaTTCTTTTCACAGGTACACTTAAATTGTAAGAtacggaatctaaaacaaaaatacagaaaatgacattgtaggatttttaaataattaatttgcattttattttatgacataagtatttgcaCACCTACCAGCCAGTAAAAAGTCTGGCTCTCACAGACCTCTTAGTTTTTCTTCAGAAGCCCAcctgttctccactcattacTGCACCCGTTTAACTGCACCTGTTTAAACTCGTGACCtctataaaagacacctgtccgcacactcaaacagactccaacctctccacactggccaagaccagagagctgtgtaaGGACATCACTGAGATGGGCTACAGGACGATaggcaagcagcttggtgagaaggaaACAACTGTTGGCgcaattattagaaaatggaagaagttcaagatgACGGTCAGTCGTCCTcggtctggggctccatgcaagatctcacctcatGGGGCATCAATGATCATGAAGAAGGTGagggatcagcccagaactacacggcaggacctgacctgtgtttggaggaagaagatggatgagtacaaccccaagaacaccatcccaaccGTGAAGCATGAAGGTGGAAACATCATTCTTAgcttttctgcaaaggggacaggacGACTGCACCGTATTaaggggaggatggatggagcCATGTATCGTGAGATCTtggccaacaacctccttcccccagtaagagcattgaagatgggtcgtggCTGtgtcttccagcatgacaacaacccgaaacacacagccagggcaactAAGGAGTGGTTCCGTAAGAAGTGTCTCAAGGTCCtagagtggcctagccagtgtccagacctgaacccaatagaaaatctttggagggagctgaaagtcCGTATTGCCCAGCGACGGCCCCAAAACCTGAAGGCCCTGAAGAAGGTCTGTATGGAGGAAGGGGGCTCAAATCCctcctgcagtgtgtgcaaacctggtcaagaactaCAGGACACGTATGATCGCCGTAATTGCAAACGTaggtttctgtaccaaatattgAGTTCTGCTTTtcaggtgtatcaaatacttatgtcctgcaataaaatgcaaattgattatttaaaaatcatacagtgtaatttttctgtatttttgttttagatacagtctctcacagttgaaatGTACCTTCatgataaaaattacagacctctacgtgctttgtaagtaggaaaacctgcaaaatcagcagtgtatcaaacACTTGTTCTCGccactgtatatttttaatattttcaccgctttaccttgctgtcaCACAGCTCTTTTCACCGGGAACCTGAAGCTGTTATCTGTGCTCtccttcaaagccaccagactcccaTTGATAAAAACAGCCATTTACCTTGCAGAAAACAGGAGTTGCTCTTCTACCCCTGCCTTGAATGGTTAGTTGCTTGTCTGCTGTTGTCTCGATCGTTTAGTTATTTTGTGCCTTTCTTAAGtattaagcaaaaaaaaattctgtactaAAAGTCTGTGCTAGCTGCTAGTGAAGGCTAACGTCACCTGCACTGCATTCCATAGCAATCACCTCGGTTTGTGTTGGCAGCCCGCCTAGGAAGGCCTATTTGTTGTGAACATgattatttataaataaaatctatTTAAACTGGAACGTGATTATAACTTCAACATTGCGATAGACCGTTTTATAAAAGCAATAGCTCACTTCAGTCCGTGATATGTTGTAATTATATCACAGCTAAGCGGGTTGTAGCTGTGGTAATTTATCACAACATACCACAGCCTGTCCTGAGCTAGTGTTGTCCAACACCACATAGTGGATACCCAAAATTTGCAACAGGTCATTTTTAGCATCACACACTCCGTGCAGGAAATGTCTAACCTGTGCCACAGTCATAGAAATTCATGGCCGCATTAACCGGCGTCCCGGCAGAACCGCACACAAGGTGCGTTCAATGcttaacatacagtattatttactcatgtgcttttcctactgtgacatgtccaAATGCCGTCTGTGGAAAAGGCCTGTTGAAGAGTTTATATATTTGTATCATGCcaattgtttttcttcctttttctcgCTGCATGAACTCCAGATTTGGGAGGATGCCAGAAACCAACAATTTCCTCAAGGATTTCTACAAAACTTTCCCTTGGAGGTAGACCAGCATTCTTTCTTTCACTTGACAGATAAAACGGTATTTTCCTCAGGGCGGCTGTAAGTTGTAATGGTCTCCAACAGGGGAGTACTGAGGCTGAGggttatatatacagtacaggcaaATAGTTTGGACACtcctgctgccctggttaaaaaaacaatgcaactgatctcagctgaNNNNNNNNNNtctacaatggagtgcaatggaaatttctaaagtgaccccaaacttttggctaaccctaaccatacATGTGCATACTTACTgttaatacatacagtacatacatacatgcatacatgcacatactgtaaaatTTAGGGGTTTGCACTGTTACAACGGTTCATTTGTGAAGCCTCAATGGATCCAAAACAGGACTGTTGGTGTGCGATGTATACagtaatttaataaaaacattaaatatcagCAGGACAGTGGACTGTATTAAGAAAAGATTTACTTTGTAGCCATGGTAAAGTCCGCTTGAGGGAAATACAGTTAAGTGGAGCCTCCAAGACACTAGCAGCATTTATTGATATCATGGAGATGACAATAGTCGTTTGTTTTGTCGTTTTTGTTGCAGACCAAAATCATCAAGTCAATGCTGTGTGGGAAGCCAGAAGACAGACCCGAAGCAAGTAAACTAAAGAAGGACTTAGAAGAGTGCACTCGTACATATACTATGTTTAAAGATATGCGTCGCAACAATAGGACTGTCTGAGTATTACAAGGAAATACTCAAACAGCAAAAGCATCACAAGCAAGACTATTTATTCAGCAACTAATTGCGTAATACTTTTTCTTGCAAGTATTTGTTTGCTACAGGAGGAAGAAAACTGGAGAAAACTGTTTTCATGAACTGATGGGATGAAATGTATCATAATTATGTAGTATTGATGGGAGAAGGCATAGAACCTGGTGCGTTTTATAATGAGGGAATTGGGTCATTCCGTGTCAAATCAGGTATAgggtttgtttatatttttgatttagTTCAAACTTTATGTAAATGCAATTTAAGACTGgatattttgagaaatgcaTATAGAATAGCATTAGTTTTTGCACTCTTATATATAGATAACTGTATAATTTACCAACTTAACAAAACATATGTCAGGAAGGAAGCCATTTGTAGGGTTCAATATCTTCAGAAATATAACTCCTAGACTCGAGGATCTACAGCCATGATATTTGGTGGGGGCATAAACAAATCAGCATACACTAGATCCAAATGATTGAAAAGCACAAGCAGATGTCATATTTTTAATTACTGGCCcttgaaaattgaaaaaagttttGACCAGTTGTTTTGGGGCCCCAGGCAGTACCCTAAAGTAAATATACATATAGACCTTTCCATGCTTCCGGCTGGAAACAATATTTGATTGATGTACCAAATTTCAGGGGCTTTAACATAAACTGAATCCTACATAAGGCAAGTCTCACAAGCAAAGGTGaaaatgtgatttctttttatgtttcaATTAATATGAGATCAGGCGTATTATCCATACCGACTACCCATGCATAGACCTGTATTGAGCAATGaagacaaactgaaacacaaatTGTCATGATCCTAATTttcaactcaattttatttatagtgtcaaatcataacagacaCTTAGGACACTTTACACatagaggaggtctagaccacacctCCCAacaacaattcccccaagaaTAATTGCACAGTGGCAAGGAATAACTtccttttaacaggcagaaaccttggacagaacTTGGTTCTCTGAGAGAAAAATTAATAATAGTAGTAGCACAGTCCTCAAAGCTATTTTTAGGGTTCCATATCTTCAGAAATATAACTCTGACTCCTATAGCTATGATGTTTGGTGGGGACACGGACAAAACCGCGTACACCAGATCCAAATGGAAAAGCACAAGCAGATGTCATATTTTTCATTGCTGGCTcttgaaaatggaaaaattgCAAAACATATGGTTTCAGGGCCCAAAGCAGTCTCCCAAAGTATATACGGTACTTATGGGAATGTCCATATTACCTCgtataaatacaatattttaaatactgtattcGATGGTTTTGCCAAATTTCAAGAGCTCTAACATCATCAGAATCCAAGTCATGGCAAGCATGGCGATGTGGACATTGCTGCTATTGCTATTATTTTTGCTCTCTCAGAGACCCAAGTTCTacctgaggtttctgcctgttaaaaggaAGACCTCCTCTATCTGTTGAGTGTCCTCAGATAAtgtctgttatgatttgactctataaataaaattgaattgaaaattgaattgaaattaggACCATGAAAATTGTCTTCATTGCTCGATACAGATCTATGCACGGGAAGTCGGTTTAGATAGTACGCCTCTTATGTTAATTACAACATGAAAGGAAATCACACAAATTGCAATAGCCCCTGAAATCTGGTACATCAATTAAATAGTGTATTTTTTAGCCGGAAGTATGGAAAGGTCCATATGTATATACTTTTGGGGACAGCCCCAAAACCACAAATTTTGCAATTTTCTTCCATTTTCAAGGGCCAGTCATGAAAATATGACATCTGCTTATGCTTTATACACCAGTCTGTCAATTTCATGGTTGTAGGAGTTACATGTCTAAATGATTTTGAACCGtaaaaatggcatttttttaGGAGGCCAAAATTACAACATTCCAAGGGGCAAAGAATTATGCAATTCTTTAAGttacaaaaatattttactgAACAGATTTTTGATACGTACAggtacatacactaccggtcaaaagtttggggtcacttacaaatttctatactactccattatagacagaataccagctgatctgagtgggtNNNNNNNNNNTAATGCAATATTTACATTGCctattatcagcaaccattcagccaatgttccaaagacacattctgtttactaatctgaaaaacattggagaaccattttgcaattatgtaagcgcataatgtaatttgaaaactgctgccttggttaaaaaaaagcaatgcaactgatctcagctgatATTCTGTCTACAGTCGAGTGCTATGGAAATTTCtaaagtgaccccaaacttttgaccagtagtgtacaaacgtacatacatacatacatacatacatacatacatacatacatacatacatacaNNNNNNNNNNNNNNNNNNNatgcatgcatacatacatgcatgcatgcatgcatgcatacatgcagtacatacacacatgtgaAACATACATATTGTACATACAGGTACATAtggtacatacatacagtacatgcatacatgcacatacatgcatGAGGTttgaacaaaatgtaaaatgtaaatgaaaacttCTATCTGACAGAATGACCATCATTATTCActtgacaaataaacaaataatcatGTTCTGGATAGTTACTTTGACAACTGATATTGAATTAATGA
This window of the Etheostoma spectabile isolate EspeVRDwgs_2016 chromosome 17, UIUC_Espe_1.0, whole genome shotgun sequence genome carries:
- the eif2ak2 gene encoding interferon-induced, double-stranded RNA-activated protein kinase isoform X3, with the protein product MNVAKLNEYAQRQRLELKYEDVGSVGPDHIKTFTLRAVLNGKAYPDGVGKNKKEAKQNAARNALTCLLEEPIDPTEHAKYSGTPSKSKEELNQNVLDICEKTKSLSLRTTGEVLTDTNYIGMINIYCQRTKLSHDYILEKQCGPPHNPQFFYKLLINNKEYPVGEGKSAKEAKQKAAQLALSALQEQTDWDSKVSFCPAVSEDSAPARLSTPPSTPNSHDAKSKSVPSSPRDSAVFSNSLNPPKDKIKSPDVKPKIKIAANFPNAYKNRKEDIMVNSNVNNKDNSQSEKTTNQSTISRFTSDFDFIVCLGKGAFGQVFKAEQKLIKKCYAIKIVRCKDIKKALREVMALSDLHHNNIVRYYTCWLQDSGYQWDKADDSGSTSQSTGSLSGKYLYIQMELCDTRTLRVWIDEKNIQNVKKSLRDSKRRDESLTIAQQMASAVEYIHSKMLIHRDLKPANIMFGLDGEVKIGDFGLVTDENDDDAENLLERSVYKGTPSYMAPEQKKKSTYDRKVDIFALGLIYFELLWNLSVGNERKVTKIIKSMLCGKPEDRPEASKLKKDLEECTRTYTMFKDMRRNNRTV
- the eif2ak2 gene encoding interferon-induced, double-stranded RNA-activated protein kinase isoform X2, which codes for MNVAKLNEYAQRQRLELKYEDVGSVGPDHIKTFTLRAVLNGKAYPDGVGKNKKEAKQNAARNALTCLLEEPIDPTEHAKYSGTPSKSKEELNQNVLDICEKTKSLSLRTTGEVLTDTNYIGMINIYCQRTKLSHDYILEKQCGPPHNPQFFYKLLINNKEYPVGEGKSAKEAKQKAAQLALSALQEQTDWDSKVSFCPAVSEDSAPARLSTPPSTPNSHDAKSKSVPSSPRDSAVFSNSLNPPKDKIKSPDVKPKIKIAANFPNAYKNRKEDIMVNSNVNNKDNSQSEKTTNQSTISRFTSDFDFIVCLGKGAFGQVFKAEQKLIKKCYAIKIVRCKDIKKALREVMALSDLHHNNIVRYYTCWLQDSGYQWDKADDSGSTSQSTGSLSGKYLYIQMELCDTRTLRVWIDEKNIQNVKKSLRDSKRRDESLTIAQQMASAVEYIHSKMLIHRDLKPANIMFGLDGEVKIGDFGLVTDENDDDAENLLERSVYKGTPSYMAPEQKKKSTYDRKVDIFALGLIYFELLWNLSVGNERKVIWEDARNQQFPQGFLQNFPLETKIIKSMLCGKPEDRPEASKLKKDLEECTRTYTMFKDMRRNNRTV
- the eif2ak2 gene encoding interferon-induced, double-stranded RNA-activated protein kinase isoform X4: MNVAKLNEYAQRQRLELKYEDVGSVGPDHIKTFTLRAVLNGKAYPDGVGKNKKEAKQNAARNALTCLLEEPIDPTEHAKYSGTPSKSKEELNQNVLDICEKTKSLSLRTTGEVLTDTNYIGMINIYCQRTKLSHDYILEKQCGPPHNPQFFYKLLINNKEYPVGEGKSAKEAKQKAAQLALSALQEQTDWDSKVSFCPAVSEDSAPARLSTPPSTPNSHDAKSKSVPSSPRDSAVFSNSLNPPKDKIKSPDVKPKIKIAANFPNAYKNRKEDIMVNSNVNNKDNSQSEKTTNQSTISRFTSDFDFIVCLGKGAFGQVFKAEQKLIKKCYAIKIVRCKDIKKALREVMALSDLHHNNIVRYYTCWLQDSGYQWDKADDSGSTSQSTGSLSGKYLYIQMELCDTRTLRVWIDEKNIQNVKKSLRDSKRRDESLTIAQQMASAVEYIHSKMLIHRDLKPANIMFGLDGEVKIGDFGLVTDENDDDAENLLERSVYKGTPSYMAPEQKKKSTYDRKVDIFALGLIYFELLWNLSVGNERKVLFSPGT